In bacterium, the genomic window ATAACAACTACAAATTCCGTTTTGTGGCAAGATTACTTAACAATTCAACTGATTTTTCTAATTTTGTCTCCCAATCATCTTGAAATAAAAACTTAGCCCAAAATATGTCAATATCACGAGGTTCTGGATTCTGTAAATCAATGAATCCTAAACTATCTGATAAGTGCAAAATTCTATTAAAAAGATCATCATTTATATTATTCGGATTAACGATGTAAGTAGCATCTAAATCAGCAATTTCCATCTTTCTGGTTCCTTCGTTATCTTTGGATGAAATTTCACAAATTAATTGATAGAAAACTGAAGAAATCCAGCTTGCAATGATAACTCCGTCTCTAAAATTACTAATTTCAATAACGACAAAATTCGTTGAAAAATACATTGGTACAGTTGCAAAAAAGACTCTTCCATTTCTCCGTAAATCCCTTGGTATCGCTATAGAATATTGTGATGATAATTTTGATGTCGATTTTATTAATATTTTAGAAATCTCCATGTGATTCTTTAACTTCTTTAATTGTTTGCCAGGGCTCAATGGAATTTGAAGATAATCATCTATGACGCTACAAATCGAAGCATTCAAGCTAGGGTTATTCCAGTTTACCATGACCGAATCTCCGTGGTTAATTATCATTTGATCAAGCGAATCAGAGTTTCTAAGTGCTGAAATTCCGTCTTGAGTTAGTAATTTATATTGCTCATATAATTGAGAGTATTTGTGTGAAGAATTAAAGAAAAGTAAGTCACTAAGGCCTGAGTTTCCAATCGTTCCTCTATACGAATTAAATAGATTTGTAATCGTATTAAATGGAATAAGTTTTTCGTTAGAGAACAAATTATCACGACAAAAATTTATTGCTTCAATGGACTCAGTGTTAATAAATCGCCATCCATCGATAACACTCTCAACTAATGTTTGTCTATTAACATTCATTGCCTCTACACCAGGAATAATTGATCTGTAACTTGATGGTAAATCAGGCTGCGTTACAAGATACTCAAACATAGAGCTTGAATCAATGTCGACTATTTGAGTTAAGCATGAGATTGAAGACACTTTGTTAGGGATTTTTCCTTTTTGGCCAACTAGAATTACTGTGTCTTTAGTTACTGAATCAAATAGTCCAGACCCAGGATAATTAAAAATTGCAGATAATCCAAATCTGTTTAACAAGAATTCCCGAAACTTTATTGCCTCTGGTCCTCGAGAAACCAATAGCTGCTTTGGCATGATACATGAAATTACTGAGTTATTACTTGACACTCTAGTCAAATACTCAATAAAAATACACTCTAAACCCATTTGTCCAAAATTCAACTCAGAAGTAAAGTTTAATTTGGTTTCCATGCTTAATACTAATTC contains:
- a CDS encoding BpuSI family type II restriction endonuclease → MWINYSDSEVNIYHPLCETALKLALKELRLSDSYSVIHHQYAGSLEMDYVIENNSTKKILCVVEVKRTPNDVQSTRFQYQAMSYIQQLFYRLEKPYYLITNLEKAYSFRYDNQNPQPYQQMLSPGLISIGDFSSSTNSTEHIKKLVKFFKKYIYDVMADNYEYYLTLTNFSNLIEDIKDSDTSWKSNIAVLLYEYIRGSFYAISRFELRDIRAFNNNLKKICLEASKINFSQIFNFDYQNYPVNSVVDNRLLESLFNFAKTNINGDLVSNIIHSVISEGNEHNGEVSTDPELAKFASLLAKLYIGEIDESDYICDPAAGSGNLLESAISVFNIEPKQIIANDVNRKYSELLSLRLGLSLPNLVKIDNSPKVYSENLADLDKSLFTNVKVILVNPPYLAGIYSAQRKNELVLSMETKLNFTSELNFGQMGLECIFIEYLTRVSSNNSVISCIMPKQLLVSRGPEAIKFREFLLNRFGLSAIFNYPGSGLFDSVTKDTVILVGQKGKIPNKVSSISCLTQIVDIDSSSMFEYLVTQPDLPSSYRSIIPGVEAMNVNRQTLVESVIDGWRFINTESIEAINFCRDNLFSNEKLIPFNTITNLFNSYRGTIGNSGLSDLLFFNSSHKYSQLYEQYKLLTQDGISALRNSDSLDQMIINHGDSVMVNWNNPSLNASICSVIDDYLQIPLSPGKQLKKLKNHMEISKILIKSTSKLSSQYSIAIPRDLRRNGRVFFATVPMYFSTNFVVIEISNFRDGVIIASWISSVFYQLICEISSKDNEGTRKMEIADLDATYIVNPNNINDDLFNRILHLSDSLGFIDLQNPEPRDIDIFWAKFLFQDDWETKLEKSVELLSNLATKRNL